Proteins from one Candidatus Equadaptatus faecalis genomic window:
- a CDS encoding L,D-transpeptidase: MRKIFAVVLLAAACISLFAAQASAARQTNWQPKANEYWIRVNKGRMTLTLYKGTDTVVSYPIACGRGAGFKKTSRFDFITPTGTYKIWRVVQDASKILYDPKWFNEEGEPYPAYGAKLISFYNNWQIAIHGTGSPRSIGRRITHGCVRLRNQDITALSKYVTPPMHLEIIDGVDDARAYNGSKVCEERFLYKETI; the protein is encoded by the coding sequence ATGAGGAAGATTTTTGCTGTTGTGCTTCTTGCCGCTGCCTGTATAAGTTTATTTGCGGCGCAGGCGTCCGCCGCGCGGCAGACCAACTGGCAGCCGAAGGCAAACGAGTACTGGATACGCGTCAATAAAGGGCGGATGACGCTGACGCTTTACAAGGGAACCGATACGGTGGTTTCTTATCCGATAGCGTGCGGAAGGGGCGCCGGCTTTAAGAAGACAAGCCGTTTTGATTTTATTACTCCCACCGGCACCTACAAGATTTGGCGCGTTGTTCAGGACGCCTCCAAAATCCTTTATGACCCGAAATGGTTTAATGAAGAGGGAGAACCCTATCCCGCATACGGCGCGAAGCTGATTTCTTTTTACAACAACTGGCAGATAGCCATTCACGGCACAGGCTCGCCGCGCTCCATAGGCAGAAGGATTACGCACGGCTGCGTGCGCCTGCGCAATCAGGATATTACCGCGCTGTCAAAGTACGTGACACCGCCCATGCATCTTGAAATTATCGACGGGGTGGACGACGCCCGCGCATATAATGGCAGTAAGGTCTGCGAAGAGAGATTTTTATACAAGGAAACCATATAA
- a CDS encoding MATE family efflux transporter translates to MQENRMGYMPEGSLLLRLSLPIMFSMCVQALYNVVDSLFVARLSEDALTAVSLAFPILNVFHAISIGTASGINALLSKRLGEKNQRAVNFAAGNGILTWLLTGVIAFVTALTCTRFFYETQLGQSAITELGVDYTTILLLFAVFPAGAITFERLLISTGKSFYSMLAQAGGSIVNMIFDPIMIFGLFGCPAMGIKGAALATVMGQALQMGIAIYFNLTKNREINFSLKYFHPDVPTIKSIYAVGIPVSVMCSIGSFMVFGFNKILLAYSSTAAAVLGVYFKLQSFIFMPIFGLNQGMIPIIAYNYGARKPERMLRTLKLAVCTAVSVMFCGLLLFEFAAPQLLKMFAASDNMLAIGTIALRKIGIHFPLAGACIVIGGFFQALGDAWMSMINSITRQLVFLLPSAFILSLLYGLNAVWWAFAIAEIASLALTVGFLKMAYARRVAGLK, encoded by the coding sequence ATGCAGGAAAACAGAATGGGCTATATGCCGGAAGGAAGCCTTTTATTGAGGCTTTCTCTTCCCATAATGTTTTCAATGTGCGTTCAGGCGCTGTACAACGTTGTTGACAGCCTCTTTGTCGCGAGGCTAAGCGAAGACGCGCTGACAGCCGTTTCGCTTGCGTTCCCGATACTGAACGTTTTTCACGCGATTTCGATAGGCACAGCCTCAGGTATTAACGCGCTGCTGTCAAAGCGGCTCGGCGAGAAAAATCAGCGCGCGGTCAATTTTGCGGCAGGCAACGGAATTTTGACGTGGCTGCTTACCGGAGTGATTGCCTTTGTGACGGCACTGACCTGCACGCGCTTTTTCTACGAAACACAGCTCGGGCAGAGCGCGATTACTGAACTCGGCGTTGATTACACCACAATTCTTCTGCTTTTTGCGGTGTTTCCTGCCGGCGCCATCACCTTTGAAAGACTGCTTATTTCAACGGGAAAGAGTTTTTACTCGATGCTTGCACAGGCAGGCGGCTCCATTGTCAACATGATTTTTGACCCCATAATGATATTCGGGCTTTTCGGCTGTCCCGCAATGGGAATAAAAGGCGCTGCTCTGGCAACCGTTATGGGACAGGCACTGCAAATGGGGATAGCAATTTATTTCAACCTGACGAAAAACAGGGAAATAAACTTCAGCTTAAAATATTTTCATCCCGACGTGCCGACGATTAAATCAATATACGCGGTCGGCATCCCCGTCTCCGTAATGTGCTCAATAGGCTCGTTCATGGTCTTCGGCTTCAACAAAATCCTGCTTGCCTACTCATCAACGGCGGCGGCAGTTCTCGGCGTATATTTCAAACTGCAGAGCTTTATATTCATGCCGATATTCGGGCTCAATCAGGGAATGATACCGATAATAGCCTACAACTACGGCGCGCGGAAACCTGAAAGAATGCTCCGCACGCTCAAACTTGCAGTCTGCACCGCGGTAAGCGTAATGTTCTGCGGACTTCTGCTCTTTGAATTTGCCGCGCCGCAGCTTCTGAAAATGTTTGCCGCGTCCGACAACATGCTTGCAATAGGGACGATTGCCCTCCGCAAAATAGGAATACATTTTCCGCTTGCCGGAGCCTGCATAGTAATCGGGGGATTTTTTCAGGCGCTCGGCGACGCGTGGATGAGCATGATAAACTCAATCACGCGCCAGCTTGTATTCCTGCTTCCGTCAGCCTTTATTCTCTCGCTGCTTTATGGGCTGAACGCAGTCTGGTGGGCATTTGCCATCGCTGAAATTGCCTCGCTTGCGCTGACAGTCGGTTTCCTGAAAATGGCGTATGCGAGGAGAGTCGCGGGACTAAAATAA
- a CDS encoding DUF3006 domain-containing protein: MNKIFLDSINGSKARLIFKDEEFVLPAKLLPKTAKEGDWLTVSFEIDGGKTSAAKKECEKLLAELQKR; encoded by the coding sequence GTGAATAAAATTTTTCTCGATTCAATTAACGGAAGCAAAGCGCGGCTGATATTCAAGGACGAAGAATTTGTCCTGCCTGCGAAACTGCTTCCCAAAACCGCAAAAGAAGGGGACTGGCTGACGGTTTCCTTTGAAATTGACGGCGGAAAGACGTCAGCGGCAAAAAAAGAATGTGAAAAACTGCTGGCTGAGTTGCAAAAGCGTTAA
- a CDS encoding MBL fold metallo-hydrolase, with product MAERRKSRNILCLFLMTAAFFLFIQSQSLGKNKTAEIGSADMLRYYAVSVGQGDCTFFAFPDGQNMMIDAGTPKSYGAIKAFLKEHGVKQIDLFVATHPHSDHIGSACKIIRNFNVKEVWDSGYVSGSKYQKDLYGAIKADKKIAFKVPTAGHVRNFGNVSVKVLAPVRILKGTNSDANNNSIVMLVAYGDVSFLMTGDMERPERDTFNIPRAAVLKAAHHGSRDGTNKWLLNRVRPKIITFSYGAGNGYGHPHKEAVKAVKAFNLIRFDTVDGTVCLATDGRRIKYNEKQVVSGE from the coding sequence GTGGCAGAAAGAAGAAAAAGCAGAAATATTTTGTGCCTGTTTCTCATGACGGCGGCGTTTTTCCTTTTTATTCAGAGCCAGAGCCTCGGAAAAAACAAAACGGCTGAAATCGGCAGCGCGGACATGCTGCGTTACTACGCTGTCAGCGTCGGGCAGGGCGACTGCACGTTTTTTGCATTCCCTGACGGGCAGAACATGATGATTGATGCGGGCACCCCGAAAAGCTACGGCGCGATAAAAGCATTTCTCAAAGAACACGGCGTAAAGCAGATAGACCTTTTCGTCGCCACGCACCCGCACTCCGACCACATAGGCTCTGCCTGCAAAATAATTAGAAATTTTAACGTCAAAGAAGTGTGGGACAGCGGATACGTATCAGGCTCAAAATATCAGAAAGATTTGTACGGCGCAATAAAAGCGGACAAAAAAATTGCGTTCAAAGTGCCGACTGCCGGTCACGTCAGGAACTTCGGAAACGTCTCTGTCAAGGTTCTTGCGCCTGTTCGGATTCTCAAAGGCACGAACAGCGACGCAAACAACAACAGCATAGTAATGCTTGTTGCGTACGGTGACGTAAGTTTTCTTATGACGGGCGACATGGAGCGTCCTGAACGCGATACGTTCAACATTCCGCGTGCAGCGGTGCTTAAAGCCGCGCATCACGGAAGCAGGGACGGAACAAACAAATGGCTGCTGAACCGTGTCCGTCCGAAAATCATAACGTTCAGCTACGGTGCGGGAAACGGGTACGGACATCCGCACAAAGAAGCGGTAAAGGCGGTAAAAGCCTTTAACCTGATACGGTTTGATACCGTTGACGGTACCGTATGCCTCGCAACTGACGGACGCCGGATAAAATACAACGAAAAACAGGTGGTTTCAGGTGAATAA
- a CDS encoding AEC family transporter: protein MLLIIIGNLLYRYNFLSDEGVQTLTKLLYWVVLPALLFWTSFVSGHEILSNGSLFRAATFAYLTTAVVSWLTSSLIFHRGEPRKIAASIMASIRANNLYVGFPVVLMALGEAGIQQASVYIAVTVMSFHIISISGAEFAMRGRLSAENVKKILFSLLKNPLVLSCAAGIAYSMTGLTVWTPLERAVKMLGDSATAIALLALGASLKLDSLENTLKLFSETWGDSLLRFVLAPSVMLFFTRLFNVSPLLSTVTVLLTSMPAAVNCFVLAKGMGMDEKYTAKVVASTTVFAMLAIPVWVMLLGLGK from the coding sequence ATGCTGTTAATTATAATCGGAAATCTGCTTTACAGATACAATTTTTTATCTGACGAAGGAGTTCAGACTTTAACAAAGCTTCTCTACTGGGTTGTGCTTCCCGCGCTGCTTTTTTGGACAAGCTTCGTTTCAGGGCATGAGATTTTAAGCAACGGCAGCCTGTTTCGGGCAGCAACTTTTGCCTATCTGACAACCGCAGTTGTTTCGTGGCTTACCTCTTCCCTGATTTTTCACAGGGGGGAACCCCGAAAAATTGCGGCTTCGATTATGGCTTCCATACGCGCGAACAATCTGTACGTGGGCTTTCCCGTTGTTCTGATGGCGCTCGGGGAGGCAGGCATTCAGCAGGCGTCTGTTTATATCGCCGTAACTGTTATGTCTTTCCACATAATTTCAATATCCGGCGCGGAGTTTGCAATGCGGGGACGTCTTTCCGCAGAGAACGTCAAAAAAATTCTTTTCAGTTTGCTGAAAAATCCTCTCGTGCTTTCCTGCGCCGCCGGCATTGCTTATTCAATGACCGGTCTTACGGTTTGGACTCCGCTTGAGCGGGCAGTAAAAATGCTCGGCGATTCGGCAACAGCAATCGCGCTGCTTGCTCTCGGCGCTTCGCTGAAGCTCGACAGTCTTGAAAATACGCTGAAGCTTTTCTCGGAAACGTGGGGCGACAGTCTGCTGCGTTTCGTGCTGGCGCCGTCGGTCATGCTGTTTTTCACGCGGCTGTTTAACGTTTCTCCGCTGCTTTCAACCGTTACCGTGCTTCTGACTTCAATGCCGGCGGCAGTTAATTGTTTCGTGCTGGCAAAGGGAATGGGCATGGACGAAAAATACACGGCAAAGGTCGTCGCTTCAACAACGGTTTTTGCAATGCTCGCGATACCCGTATGGGTAATGCTTTTAGGTCTGGGGAAATAG
- a CDS encoding chromate transporter, protein MENEKKYDFKTLAELWLVFFKIGAVTFGGGMAMLPILDRELVVKRNWTTSEELLDYFTLSQSLPGLIAANVSIFLGYRRAGKIGGIVAPLATITPSVIVITIIAACLENFSSIPIIQKALSGINVGVAAMLTYTVVNFGKKTVKDFFGILLAASAFVMLFFFKVNTLWIILFGTLAGIVYTCCRGGWKELIR, encoded by the coding sequence ATGGAAAACGAAAAAAAATATGATTTCAAAACACTTGCCGAGCTGTGGCTTGTCTTTTTCAAGATAGGAGCCGTCACTTTCGGCGGAGGTATGGCGATGCTTCCGATACTCGACCGCGAACTGGTCGTAAAAAGAAACTGGACAACCTCGGAAGAACTGCTTGATTACTTCACGCTCAGCCAGTCTCTGCCGGGGCTTATTGCCGCAAATGTTTCGATTTTCCTGGGCTACAGACGCGCAGGCAAAATAGGCGGCATTGTTGCGCCTCTTGCGACAATAACTCCTTCAGTGATTGTGATTACGATTATTGCCGCCTGTCTTGAAAATTTCAGCAGTATTCCCATTATCCAGAAAGCACTTTCGGGTATCAACGTCGGTGTTGCGGCAATGCTTACCTACACGGTTGTCAATTTCGGCAAAAAGACTGTCAAGGACTTTTTCGGCATTCTGCTTGCCGCCTCCGCTTTTGTCATGCTGTTCTTCTTTAAGGTGAACACTCTTTGGATTATTCTGTTCGGTACACTTGCCGGTATTGTTTACACGTGCTGCCGCGGCGGATGGAAGGAGCTGATACGCTGA
- a CDS encoding chromate transporter, with the protein MEGADTLMSLWALFWVFAYVGLLTIGGGLVAIPIMQQEIIAKRGLISLHEFINMIAVSESTPGPMGINMATYIGYKLHGIFGALVTSIGTVFPSVIIALTIAIYFSRFQDKPLVKACFKGLRPAVTGMIGVAAAQIFIYSLLSTEKFGLTHRLCDLFYWKNAVFYLLAVFGLFKLKMHPVLAIVFGAVFGILFL; encoded by the coding sequence ATGGAAGGAGCTGATACGCTGATGTCTCTTTGGGCGCTTTTTTGGGTTTTTGCTTACGTAGGACTTCTCACAATAGGAGGCGGGCTTGTCGCAATCCCTATTATGCAGCAGGAAATTATCGCAAAACGCGGACTGATTTCGCTGCATGAATTCATCAACATGATTGCAGTTTCAGAGTCTACGCCCGGGCCTATGGGAATAAACATGGCGACCTACATAGGCTATAAACTTCACGGCATATTCGGCGCGCTGGTGACAAGTATAGGAACAGTATTTCCTTCGGTCATTATCGCCCTGACTATCGCAATCTATTTCAGCCGTTTTCAGGATAAACCGCTTGTCAAGGCATGTTTTAAAGGACTCCGCCCCGCAGTCACGGGCATGATAGGCGTTGCGGCTGCCCAGATTTTTATCTATTCACTGCTCAGCACCGAAAAATTCGGACTCACTCACCGGCTCTGCGATCTGTTTTACTGGAAAAACGCCGTATTCTATCTGCTTGCTGTTTTCGGACTTTTCAAATTAAAAATGCATCCTGTGCTTGCGATAGTTTTCGGGGCTGTTTTCGGGATACTGTTTCTTTAG
- the pepF gene encoding oligoendopeptidase F: protein MKEKSNAKLELKLGGGSVLPKREDIPKEYCWKLEDIYDGLKAWEKDCEAVRKAIPVLGSFSGRLDSVENLAKFFAERDKTEITLGRLIVYANMRSHEDTADSACQAPVNKISALSVQYGAALSFVTPELLSLPEKTLKQFAADKRLKDYAFSLKELLRQKKHVLSAKEESILARTGDFADTADNAFSMLTNADMKFDPVKNESGKTVEMSEERAVAFLRSRNRGVRRQAFNSLYKPYCEMKNTLGATFNGMLKAAKFYAEVRNYSSPLEAALDANNVPVSVYDCLVDTVESSLQPMYRYMQLRKKKLRLKELHMYDLYTPLLADPFGEISWSEAKEMMFDALQPLGEAYLAQVRQGLDEGWADVFPNKGKRSGAYSWGSYGTHPYLFLNHTNSLNDVSTLVHEMGHSMHSFYSHKTQPYPTADYCIFTAEVASTTNEVLLLDHLIAETKSRRKKLFLLNRRLENIRTTVYRQTMFASFEREVHKRAAECGDTTPDALQQFWYELNRKYYGSEIIIDEQLKMEWARIPHFYTPFYVYQYATGYSAATALAYAILNEGSAARERYLKFLTEGGSNYPIELLKAAGADMNSAEPVKAVIKQFEKTVEEMEDLLK from the coding sequence GTGAAAGAAAAATCCAACGCAAAACTTGAATTAAAGCTCGGCGGAGGCAGCGTGCTTCCGAAAAGGGAAGATATACCTAAGGAATATTGCTGGAAGCTTGAGGATATTTACGACGGTTTGAAAGCGTGGGAAAAGGACTGTGAAGCAGTCAGAAAGGCAATACCTGTGCTGGGCAGCTTTTCAGGCAGGCTTGACTCCGTTGAAAACCTTGCGAAATTTTTTGCCGAGCGCGACAAAACTGAAATTACTCTCGGCAGGCTTATTGTCTACGCAAACATGCGCAGCCATGAAGATACGGCGGATTCCGCCTGTCAGGCTCCCGTGAACAAAATATCCGCGCTTTCCGTGCAGTACGGAGCGGCTTTGAGCTTTGTCACGCCGGAACTGCTTTCTCTGCCTGAAAAAACGCTGAAACAGTTTGCAGCGGACAAAAGACTGAAAGATTACGCCTTCAGCCTCAAAGAGCTGCTCAGGCAGAAAAAACACGTGCTGTCGGCAAAAGAGGAGAGCATACTGGCGCGCACGGGCGATTTCGCCGACACGGCGGACAACGCTTTTTCCATGCTTACAAACGCGGATATGAAATTTGACCCCGTGAAAAACGAGTCGGGCAAAACGGTTGAAATGTCCGAGGAACGCGCGGTCGCTTTCCTGCGTTCGAGAAACCGCGGCGTGCGCAGACAGGCGTTCAATTCGCTTTACAAGCCGTACTGTGAAATGAAAAACACGCTCGGCGCAACCTTTAACGGAATGCTGAAAGCGGCAAAATTTTATGCGGAAGTAAGAAACTATTCTTCGCCGCTGGAAGCGGCGCTTGACGCAAACAACGTCCCCGTCAGCGTCTACGACTGTCTCGTTGACACGGTGGAAAGCAGTCTGCAGCCGATGTACCGTTACATGCAGCTGCGCAAAAAGAAGCTCAGGCTCAAAGAACTTCACATGTATGATTTGTACACGCCGCTGCTTGCAGACCCGTTCGGCGAAATTTCATGGAGCGAAGCGAAGGAAATGATGTTTGACGCGCTGCAGCCGCTCGGCGAAGCCTATCTGGCTCAGGTGAGGCAGGGGCTTGATGAAGGCTGGGCAGACGTTTTCCCGAACAAAGGCAAGCGCAGCGGGGCATATTCCTGGGGAAGCTACGGGACACATCCGTACCTTTTCCTTAATCACACGAACAGCCTGAACGACGTCTCAACTCTTGTCCACGAGATGGGACATTCAATGCACAGCTTCTATTCGCACAAAACGCAGCCCTATCCGACTGCCGATTACTGCATATTCACCGCTGAGGTGGCTTCCACTACGAACGAGGTGCTGCTGCTCGATCATCTTATTGCGGAAACGAAGAGCCGGCGCAAGAAGCTTTTCCTTCTCAACAGAAGACTGGAAAATATACGCACTACAGTCTACCGCCAGACGATGTTTGCTTCGTTTGAACGCGAAGTGCACAAACGCGCTGCGGAATGCGGCGACACAACGCCTGACGCTTTGCAGCAGTTTTGGTACGAGCTTAACAGAAAATATTACGGATCTGAAATAATCATAGACGAACAGCTCAAAATGGAATGGGCGAGAATACCGCATTTCTACACGCCGTTCTACGTCTATCAGTATGCGACAGGCTATTCGGCGGCAACAGCGCTGGCTTATGCAATACTGAACGAAGGAAGCGCGGCGCGCGAACGCTATCTGAAATTCCTTACGGAGGGCGGAAGCAATTACCCGATAGAGCTTCTTAAAGCCGCCGGCGCTGACATGAACAGCGCTGAGCCTGTCAAAGCTGTTATAAAACAGTTTGAAAAGACTGTTGAAGAAATGGAAGATTTGCTTAAGTAA